A DNA window from Argopecten irradians isolate NY chromosome 10, Ai_NY, whole genome shotgun sequence contains the following coding sequences:
- the LOC138333341 gene encoding protein FAM221B-like — translation MSRKPTQKSGSGAKPKQSSGRGTAGNQALVVRGSGNRQAMQLPKGMQPIPMREEGGMLVPEGYTMRKIEPAKNYDVVSFAKAMNQDFAPRMKKLFDPETEAALEAQKTGIYIGWRCPEFKHDCQRVNKMSKCFCGHLLGEHAQYTAKSIRVKCAQGGCKCQAFVWIPSRPEDVGEFWHQRRRDFDPSTWRAKCRCKHTHEEHDAAGSRRCKSRGCSCGHFNSNFLCAACDKHWENHETFFESEQDRVEKGLPYGEMYLPFAEMPDLRNIALTGREDDDSQYLALTQGEGSIPRNSRPVGNNAPVNFGGTSKSGFKPVYD, via the exons ATGAGTAGGAAACCAACACAGAAATCAGGAAGCGGGGCTAAGCCTAAACAG AGTTCTGGCCGAGGAACAGCAGGTAACCAGGCGTTGGTCGTGAGAGGGAGTGGGAATCGACAAGCTATGCAGCTTCCTAAGGGAATGCAGCCAATCCCAATGAGAGAGGAGGGAGGCATGCTGGTCCCAGAAG GTTACACCATGAGGAAGATAGAACCAGCCAAAAACTATGATGTGGTGTCGTTTGCTAAGGCTATGAACCAGGACTTTGCTCCTAGAATGAAGAAGCTGTTTGACCCGGAGACAGAAGCTGCACTAGAAGCTCAGAAGACAG GTATCTACATAGGATGGCGTTGTCCTGAGTTTAAACATGACTGTCAACGTGTGAACAAGATGTCCAAGTGTTTCTGTGGTCACCTACTGGGAGAACATGctcaatacacag CAAAAAGTATTCGAGTGAAATGTGCACAGGGTGGTTGTAAGTGTCAGGCGTTTGTGTGGATACCGTCCCGTCCAGAAGATGTCGGCGAGTTCTGGCACCAAAGACGACGAGATTTTGACCCTAGTACATGGCGTGCCAAGTGTCGGTGTAAACATACACACGAGGAACATGATGCTGCTGGCTCAAGACGCTGTAAATCTAGAG GGTGTTCCTGCGGCCATTTCAATTCTAACTTCCTATGTGCTGCCTGTGATAAACACTGGGAGAATCATGAAACATTCTTTGAGAGTGAGCAAGACCGCGTAGAAAAAGGACTACCTTATG GAGAAATGTACTTGCCATTTGCCGAGATGCCTGATCTACGTAACATTGCCCTAACAGGCCGGGAGGATGATGATTCCCAGTACTTGGCCCTGACTCAGGGAGAGGGCTCTATACCCAGGAACTCTCGACCTGTCGGTAACAACGCTCCTGTAAACTTTGGGGGAACTTCCAAAAGTGGcttcaaacctgtctatgaCTGA